A window of Pedococcus aerophilus contains these coding sequences:
- a CDS encoding ArsA-related P-loop ATPase yields the protein MPAPQPDPLPDLSKVRLHVVTGKGGTGKTTVAAALALGLSRQGKRVLLVEVEERQGISQTFDVPPIGHRETRIVHDRSGGEIWAISVDAKQSLGEYLQKFYKVGRAMGLLDKFGAVDFATTIAPGLRDVLLIGKVYEAAGRRAGRSGALAYDAVVLDAPPTGRVVRFLNVNAEVADVAKVGPIHSQADSITRMVRSHTTAVHVVTLLEEMPVQETVDALRDLRAAELPLGAIVVNQLRDPLLSDKALRSVRSGRTAKLAEGVAADLASVGVKAGPGIVAGLLLDAGQHADRVALEREQDAILAEQGRLTVRLPLLPEGTEGGGISVLADAVAEQGMI from the coding sequence ATGCCAGCCCCCCAGCCGGACCCGCTGCCCGACCTGTCCAAGGTCCGCCTGCACGTGGTCACCGGCAAGGGCGGGACCGGCAAGACGACGGTCGCCGCGGCCCTCGCGCTGGGGCTGTCCCGGCAGGGCAAGCGGGTCCTGCTCGTCGAGGTCGAGGAGCGCCAGGGCATCTCGCAGACCTTCGACGTGCCGCCCATCGGGCACAGAGAGACCCGCATCGTCCACGACCGCAGCGGCGGCGAGATCTGGGCGATCTCCGTCGACGCGAAGCAGTCCCTGGGCGAATACCTCCAGAAGTTCTACAAGGTCGGCCGGGCCATGGGGCTGCTCGACAAGTTCGGTGCGGTCGACTTCGCGACGACGATCGCGCCGGGCCTGCGCGACGTCCTGCTCATCGGCAAGGTCTACGAGGCCGCCGGCCGCCGCGCCGGTCGCTCCGGGGCCCTGGCGTACGACGCGGTCGTCCTCGACGCCCCACCCACGGGCCGGGTGGTGCGGTTCCTCAACGTGAACGCCGAGGTGGCCGACGTCGCCAAGGTCGGGCCGATCCACAGCCAGGCCGACTCGATCACGCGGATGGTCCGCAGCCACACGACGGCCGTGCACGTCGTCACCCTCCTCGAGGAGATGCCGGTGCAGGAGACCGTCGACGCGCTGCGCGACCTGCGTGCCGCCGAGCTGCCCCTCGGCGCGATCGTCGTCAACCAGCTCCGCGACCCACTGCTCAGCGACAAGGCGCTCAGGTCGGTCCGCAGCGGTCGCACCGCCAAGCTCGCCGAAGGCGTCGCCGCGGACCTCGCGTCGGTCGGCGTCAAGGCCGGGCCCGGGATCGTCGCCGGGCTGCTCCTCGACGCAGGGCAGCACGCGGACCGGGTGGCGCTCGAGCGCGAGCAGGACGCGATCCTCGCCGAGCAGGGCCGCCTCACCGTCCGGCTGCCGCTGCTCCCCGAGGGCACCGAGGGCGGCGGGATCTCCGTGCTCGCCGATGCCGTCGCCGAGCAGGGGATGATCTGA
- a CDS encoding ArsA family ATPase: protein MAARSSSASSSSAKATRPSLDLATLLTDPATRIVVCCGAGGVGKTTTAAAMGLWAAEHGRKVVVLTIDPARRLAQSLGLTELDNTPRPVEGAGADGGSLDAMMLDMKRTFDEVVEQHATPEKAAQILANPFYQAVSSSFAGTQEYMAMEKLGQLRAEADRTGRWDLVVVDTPPSRSALDFLDAPKRLGSFLDGRFIRLMTAPAKAGGRAGFKVFSVGVTMVTSTMSKLLGGQLLQDVQTFVAALDTMFGGFRERADQTYALLKNPETAFVVVAAPERDALREASYFAGRLDEEQMPLAGLVVNRIQRVAAPSLRASRALAAADQLADTDGADGADGVDRSPTSAETEGLLRLHAALAETAERQERQVSRFTAGHPGIPLVEVPAAAQDIHDLTGLRAVAASLTGA from the coding sequence ATGGCCGCCCGCAGCTCCTCCGCCTCTTCCTCCTCCGCCAAGGCCACGAGGCCCTCCCTCGACCTCGCGACGCTGCTCACCGACCCGGCCACCCGCATCGTGGTCTGCTGCGGCGCCGGCGGGGTCGGCAAGACGACCACCGCCGCCGCCATGGGCCTGTGGGCGGCCGAGCACGGCCGCAAGGTCGTCGTCCTCACCATCGACCCGGCCCGCCGCCTCGCCCAGTCCCTCGGCCTCACCGAGCTCGACAACACCCCTCGCCCCGTCGAGGGTGCCGGGGCCGACGGCGGGTCGCTCGACGCGATGATGCTCGACATGAAGCGCACCTTCGACGAGGTGGTCGAGCAGCACGCCACCCCCGAGAAGGCCGCCCAGATCCTGGCCAACCCCTTCTACCAGGCCGTCTCCAGCTCGTTCGCGGGCACGCAGGAGTACATGGCGATGGAGAAGCTCGGCCAGCTCCGCGCCGAGGCGGACCGCACCGGCCGCTGGGACCTCGTCGTCGTCGACACCCCGCCGTCGCGCTCGGCGCTGGACTTCCTCGACGCTCCCAAGCGGCTCGGGTCGTTCCTCGACGGCCGGTTCATCCGCCTGATGACCGCTCCCGCGAAGGCCGGCGGCCGGGCCGGGTTCAAGGTGTTCAGCGTCGGCGTGACGATGGTGACGAGCACGATGTCCAAGCTGCTCGGCGGTCAGCTGCTGCAGGACGTGCAGACGTTCGTCGCCGCGCTCGACACGATGTTCGGCGGGTTCCGCGAGCGCGCCGACCAGACGTACGCCCTGCTCAAGAACCCCGAGACGGCGTTCGTCGTCGTGGCGGCCCCCGAACGGGACGCGCTGCGGGAGGCGTCCTACTTCGCCGGTCGGCTCGACGAGGAGCAGATGCCGCTGGCCGGGCTCGTCGTCAACCGCATCCAGCGGGTGGCTGCCCCGTCGCTGCGCGCCTCACGGGCGCTGGCCGCCGCGGACCAGCTCGCCGACACCGACGGCGCTGACGGCGCTGACGGCGTCGATCGGAGCCCGACCAGTGCCGAGACCGAGGGGCTGCTGCGCCTGCACGCCGCCCTGGCCGAGACGGCCGAACGGCAGGAGCGACAGGTGAGCCGGTTCACCGCCGGGCACCCCGGCATACCCCTCGTGGAGGTGCCGGCCGCGGCCCAGGACATCCACGACCTCACGGGGCTGCGGGCCGTCGCGGCGTCCCTCACCGGCGCCTGA
- a CDS encoding WhiB family transcriptional regulator, which produces MTIAPARPTRSGAPGTGWVEDWAPLGSCSTADPDALFVQGAAQQTAKVVCQRCPVIAECLADALDNRTEFGVWGGMTERERRALLKRRPNITSWANLFAAARGQSRDEVSA; this is translated from the coding sequence ATGACGATCGCACCAGCGCGACCCACCCGTTCGGGTGCGCCGGGTACTGGATGGGTCGAGGACTGGGCTCCCCTCGGATCCTGCTCCACCGCCGACCCCGACGCCCTCTTCGTCCAGGGTGCCGCCCAGCAGACCGCCAAGGTCGTCTGCCAGCGGTGCCCGGTCATCGCCGAGTGCCTCGCCGACGCCCTCGACAACCGCACCGAGTTCGGTGTCTGGGGTGGGATGACCGAGCGCGAGCGCCGGGCCCTGCTCAAGCGCCGCCCCAACATCACCTCCTGGGCCAACCTCTTCGCCGCCGCCCGCGGGCAGTCCCGCGACGAGGTCAGCGCCTGA
- a CDS encoding transglycosylase domain-containing protein: MHGRATNLGNVVSLLGAFVATAMVMGLLAAGLLIPAVGATGSAATASVTAFDDLPGEFTASALSQQSQILDSQGKVLATPQEENRIIVNLKNVAPIMQKAQIAIEDSRFYEHGGVDPRGIARAAVSNAQGGDTQGASTLTQQYVKLTLQENALRNNDEEAAKAAVRVSAARKVQEIKYAVTLEKEMTKDQILQGYLNLAYYGDLAYGVEAASQHYFSISAKQLNLPQAALLAGLVQNPSRTDPVNNPERAQARRDVVLDRMHDLGIINDKDWKSAKAIPVKKMLKVKNPLSNCAASREPYFCNYVMAYLKTMPELGKTVPERIKNITQGGLTIQTTLNPTTQEMARKQLTKRVPVGNDEGIGAAAAIVQPGTGKVVAMVQNTTYTTGKGSQTKGLTGLNWNVDREYGGENGFQFGSTAKMYAIVEALKRGQAVNGTIPSKFATTKQPALYSPQEQGRCGSQQAWPVRNDETIGGRPIPLKTATAKSVNTAFASLVLKLGTQNVRNMMTTMGLHNGYGDPVECTPAAVTLGAGTATPLTLASSYATLAANGKYCKPNPILSITTNDKKALKIKGSDCKQVIDPDVAKGTTELLTGVIENGTGRGASLGSRPAAGKTGTTDEHKQSWFVGYTPQLSTAVWVGTPYTQFRMKNVSLAGVYYGEVFGGTISAPTWQAIMEGASKGMPIRDFDEPSDKIQNGDKVAVPFVGGLTIDEATARLKDAGFKVQVAGNANSGYGRGRVVYTSPNGTALRGDTIGLYLSTGYVPQAPRPRVDNTPKPSSSSSSKPAPKPSSTPKPKKTNPPKPNG; the protein is encoded by the coding sequence ATGCATGGTCGCGCCACCAACCTCGGTAATGTCGTCAGTTTGCTCGGAGCCTTCGTCGCCACGGCGATGGTGATGGGACTGCTGGCGGCGGGTCTGCTGATCCCCGCAGTGGGCGCCACGGGCAGTGCGGCGACGGCCAGCGTCACGGCGTTCGACGACCTGCCGGGCGAGTTCACCGCCTCGGCGCTGTCGCAGCAGTCGCAGATCCTCGACTCCCAGGGCAAGGTCCTCGCGACCCCCCAGGAGGAGAACCGCATCATCGTCAACCTCAAGAACGTCGCGCCGATCATGCAGAAGGCGCAGATCGCGATCGAGGACAGCCGGTTCTACGAGCACGGTGGCGTCGACCCCCGCGGCATCGCCCGCGCGGCCGTCTCCAACGCGCAGGGTGGCGACACCCAGGGCGCGTCGACGCTGACGCAGCAGTACGTCAAGCTGACGTTGCAGGAGAACGCGTTGCGCAACAACGACGAGGAGGCCGCCAAGGCCGCCGTCCGCGTCAGCGCCGCCCGCAAGGTCCAGGAGATCAAGTACGCGGTCACCCTCGAGAAGGAGATGACCAAGGACCAGATCCTCCAGGGCTACCTGAACCTCGCCTACTACGGCGACCTGGCCTACGGCGTCGAGGCCGCGTCGCAGCACTACTTCAGCATCTCCGCCAAGCAGCTCAACCTGCCCCAGGCAGCACTGCTGGCCGGGCTCGTCCAGAACCCCAGCCGCACCGACCCGGTGAACAACCCCGAGCGCGCCCAGGCGCGGCGCGACGTCGTGCTGGACCGCATGCACGACCTGGGCATCATCAACGACAAGGACTGGAAGAGCGCCAAGGCGATCCCGGTCAAGAAGATGCTCAAGGTGAAGAACCCCCTGAGCAACTGCGCCGCCTCGCGTGAGCCCTACTTCTGCAACTACGTCATGGCCTACCTCAAGACCATGCCGGAGCTCGGCAAGACCGTCCCGGAGCGCATCAAGAACATCACCCAAGGCGGCCTGACCATCCAGACCACGCTCAACCCGACGACGCAGGAGATGGCCCGCAAGCAGCTCACCAAGCGCGTCCCCGTCGGCAACGACGAGGGCATCGGTGCTGCGGCCGCGATCGTCCAGCCGGGCACCGGCAAGGTCGTCGCGATGGTCCAGAACACCACCTACACGACGGGCAAGGGCAGCCAGACCAAGGGCCTGACCGGCCTCAACTGGAACGTCGACCGTGAGTACGGCGGGGAGAACGGCTTCCAGTTCGGCTCCACCGCGAAGATGTACGCGATCGTCGAGGCGCTCAAGCGCGGCCAGGCCGTCAACGGCACCATCCCGTCGAAGTTCGCGACGACGAAGCAGCCGGCGCTCTACTCGCCGCAGGAGCAGGGTCGCTGCGGGTCCCAGCAGGCGTGGCCGGTGCGGAACGACGAGACCATCGGTGGTCGCCCGATCCCGCTGAAGACCGCCACCGCGAAGTCGGTCAACACCGCGTTCGCGTCCCTCGTGCTCAAGCTCGGCACCCAGAACGTCCGCAACATGATGACGACGATGGGCCTGCACAACGGCTACGGCGACCCGGTCGAGTGCACGCCGGCCGCAGTCACCCTGGGCGCCGGCACGGCCACGCCGCTCACCCTCGCCTCGTCCTACGCGACGCTCGCGGCCAACGGCAAGTACTGCAAGCCCAACCCGATCCTGTCGATCACGACCAACGACAAGAAGGCCCTGAAGATCAAGGGCAGCGACTGCAAGCAGGTCATCGACCCGGACGTCGCCAAGGGCACCACCGAGCTGCTCACCGGCGTCATCGAGAACGGCACGGGCCGCGGCGCCAGCCTCGGCTCCCGTCCGGCGGCCGGCAAGACCGGCACCACCGACGAGCACAAGCAGTCGTGGTTCGTCGGCTACACCCCGCAGCTGTCGACCGCCGTCTGGGTCGGCACCCCCTACACGCAGTTCCGCATGAAGAACGTCAGCCTGGCCGGCGTCTACTACGGCGAGGTCTTCGGCGGCACCATCTCCGCGCCGACGTGGCAGGCGATCATGGAGGGCGCGTCGAAGGGCATGCCCATCCGTGACTTCGACGAGCCCAGCGACAAGATCCAGAACGGTGACAAGGTCGCCGTGCCCTTCGTCGGTGGGCTCACCATCGACGAGGCGACGGCCCGCCTCAAGGACGCAGGCTTCAAGGTCCAGGTCGCCGGCAACGCCAACAGCGGCTACGGCCGCGGCCGGGTGGTCTACACCTCTCCCAACGGCACCGCGCTGCGCGGCGACACGATCGGCCTCTACCTGTCGACCGGGTACGTCCCGCAGGCACCGCGCCCCCGGGTGGACAACACGCCGAAGCCGAGCTCGAGCTCGTCGAGCAAGCCCGCGCCGAAGCCCAGCTCGACGCCCAAGCCCAAGAAGACGAACCCGCCGAAGCCCAACGGCTGA
- a CDS encoding GatB/YqeY domain-containing protein: MTVSSLKATVQSDLTSAMRARDQVRSGTLRMALTAMTNEEVSGTEARELSDDEVLRVLAKEAKKRKEASAAYTDAGRPELAAKEDAELAILEAYLPAQLSDDELATIVAAAIESTGATGMQQMGQVMKAANGVVAGRADGGRVAAVVKASLAAR; this comes from the coding sequence ATGACCGTCTCGAGCCTCAAGGCCACCGTCCAGAGCGACCTCACCTCCGCCATGCGCGCGCGGGACCAGGTGCGCTCCGGCACGCTGCGCATGGCCCTCACCGCCATGACCAACGAGGAGGTCTCCGGCACCGAGGCCCGCGAGCTGTCCGACGACGAGGTGCTCAGGGTGCTGGCCAAGGAGGCCAAGAAGCGCAAGGAGGCCTCGGCCGCCTACACCGACGCCGGTCGGCCCGAGCTCGCCGCCAAGGAGGACGCCGAGCTCGCGATCCTCGAGGCCTACCTGCCCGCCCAGCTCTCCGACGACGAGCTCGCGACGATCGTCGCTGCCGCGATCGAGAGCACTGGTGCGACCGGTATGCAGCAGATGGGTCAGGTCATGAAGGCCGCCAACGGTGTGGTCGCTGGTCGTGCCGACGGCGGTCGCGTGGCCGCCGTGGTGAAGGCGTCCCTCGCCGCCCGCTGA
- a CDS encoding metallophosphoesterase, which translates to MKTLVRTLGGAAALGVAGLGWASLVERNWFALRRFTVPVLAPGSRPLRVLQISDLHLVPRQQHKVEWVRSLAALEPDLVVNTGDNLAALDAVPEALRAMEPLFAFPGAFVLGSNDYYAPVPKNPARYLTKRHAQAPPGRILLPVEDLRSGMEAGGWADLDNARTSLSVAGSTIELVGTDDAHIRHDRYADVAGPASPTAALTVGVTHAPYQRVLDPMTDDGARLLLAGHTHGGQLAVPFHGALVTNCDLPTDRAKGLSRWWPGAGSAPSSLAPADAAWLHVSAGLGTSPYAPVRFACRPEATLLTLVPR; encoded by the coding sequence ATGAAGACTCTCGTGCGGACCCTCGGCGGCGCAGCGGCACTCGGGGTGGCCGGCCTCGGCTGGGCCAGCCTCGTCGAACGCAACTGGTTCGCCCTGCGGCGGTTCACCGTGCCGGTGCTCGCCCCCGGGTCGCGGCCCCTGCGGGTCCTGCAGATCTCTGACCTGCACCTCGTGCCCCGCCAGCAGCACAAGGTCGAGTGGGTGCGCAGCCTCGCCGCCCTCGAGCCGGACCTCGTCGTCAACACCGGCGACAACCTCGCGGCGCTCGACGCCGTTCCCGAGGCGCTGCGCGCGATGGAGCCGTTGTTCGCGTTCCCCGGGGCGTTCGTGCTGGGGTCGAACGACTACTACGCGCCGGTTCCCAAGAACCCCGCCCGCTACCTCACCAAGCGCCATGCGCAGGCGCCTCCCGGCCGCATCCTGCTGCCGGTCGAGGACCTGCGTTCGGGGATGGAGGCCGGCGGGTGGGCCGACCTCGACAACGCCCGGACATCCCTGTCCGTGGCAGGCTCGACCATCGAGCTCGTCGGCACCGACGACGCCCACATCCGCCACGACCGGTATGCCGACGTCGCCGGCCCTGCTTCCCCCACCGCTGCGCTGACCGTGGGAGTCACGCACGCGCCGTACCAACGGGTCCTCGACCCGATGACCGACGACGGGGCGCGGTTGCTCCTCGCGGGCCACACCCACGGCGGGCAGCTCGCGGTGCCGTTCCACGGCGCCCTCGTCACCAACTGCGACCTGCCGACCGACCGGGCCAAGGGGCTGTCGCGGTGGTGGCCCGGCGCAGGCTCGGCACCCTCGTCCCTGGCACCGGCCGACGCCGCCTGGCTGCACGTCTCCGCCGGCCTGGGGACGTCGCCCTACGCGCCGGTGCGGTTCGCCTGCCGCCCCGAGGCGACCCTGCTGACCCTCGTCCCGCGCTAG
- a CDS encoding dihydrofolate reductase family protein codes for MILTTTASVDGRITLSAGERLLEPDVGARWGAAWPADVQDLVDQRRTWIEDRHAPTVVLEGSGTFVATEAESPWSQDDSAHGGSLHRDHLPRRAPRWFVVVDGRGRVDWTYTGDDETALLVLVCEATPAGYLRRLRDLGVGHLVAGVERVDLRLALERLYAVLGVRAVVADGGGGVNGALIGDGLVDEVHVITFPVLIGGLTTPTFNDGAGLDPGGSPVRLLPRGLVRGDHGSTWARYDVARG; via the coding sequence GTGATCCTCACGACCACGGCCAGCGTGGACGGGCGGATCACGCTCTCGGCAGGCGAGCGCCTGCTGGAGCCCGACGTCGGCGCACGGTGGGGCGCAGCCTGGCCGGCGGACGTGCAGGATCTGGTCGACCAGCGGCGCACGTGGATCGAGGACCGCCACGCCCCGACTGTGGTCCTCGAGGGCAGTGGCACCTTCGTGGCCACAGAAGCGGAATCGCCATGGTCGCAAGACGATTCGGCACATGGTGGCTCGCTCCACCGCGACCACCTGCCGCGACGGGCGCCTCGCTGGTTCGTCGTCGTGGACGGGCGCGGAAGGGTCGACTGGACCTACACCGGCGACGACGAGACCGCCCTGCTCGTCCTGGTGTGCGAGGCCACCCCCGCGGGATACCTGCGCCGCCTGCGCGACCTCGGCGTCGGTCACCTCGTCGCGGGAGTCGAGCGGGTGGACCTCAGGCTCGCGCTGGAGCGCTTGTATGCCGTGCTCGGAGTTCGCGCGGTGGTTGCCGATGGCGGGGGTGGGGTCAACGGTGCGCTGATCGGGGACGGTCTGGTCGACGAGGTGCACGTCATCACGTTCCCCGTCCTCATCGGAGGACTGACGACGCCGACGTTCAACGACGGTGCGGGCCTCGACCCCGGCGGGTCGCCCGTGCGGCTGCTACCGCGAGGGTTGGTCCGGGGTGACCACGGCAGCACGTGGGCGAGGTACGACGTCGCGCGAGGGTAG
- a CDS encoding class I SAM-dependent DNA methyltransferase, whose product MPETTPDLFAPERIRAAYDVVADSYAAMLPDTRAEAPLDLAMVDAFVAAVTHGGDASVLDAGCGTGRMSRYLADRGCTVRGVDLSPGMVAAARRSQPDLGFAVASLNALPFADAEFAGVLLWYSTIHIPPAGQPTIFAEAARVLRPGGHVLVAFQRGEGVREVVGYRRHGHDVTLHRHLFTADEVANHLASAGLTEVARMERAAVGPEREGQLVVLARVD is encoded by the coding sequence GTGCCCGAGACCACCCCGGACCTGTTCGCACCCGAGCGCATCCGGGCCGCCTACGACGTGGTCGCCGACTCGTACGCCGCCATGCTCCCCGACACCCGGGCCGAGGCGCCGCTCGACCTCGCCATGGTCGATGCGTTCGTCGCCGCGGTGACCCACGGTGGCGACGCGAGCGTCCTCGACGCGGGGTGCGGCACCGGCCGGATGAGCCGCTACCTCGCCGACCGGGGCTGCACCGTCCGTGGCGTCGACCTGTCTCCCGGCATGGTCGCCGCGGCCCGACGGTCCCAGCCCGACCTCGGGTTCGCGGTCGCCTCGCTGAACGCCCTGCCGTTCGCCGACGCCGAGTTCGCGGGGGTGCTGCTGTGGTACTCGACGATTCACATCCCTCCCGCCGGCCAGCCCACGATCTTCGCCGAGGCCGCGCGCGTCCTGCGGCCGGGCGGCCACGTGCTCGTCGCCTTCCAGCGTGGCGAGGGGGTGCGCGAGGTCGTCGGCTACCGGCGCCACGGCCACGACGTCACCCTCCACCGACACCTCTTCACCGCCGACGAGGTCGCGAACCACCTCGCGAGCGCGGGGCTCACCGAGGTGGCGCGTATGGAGCGCGCAGCCGTGGGCCCCGAGCGCGAGGGTCAGTTAGTGGTCCTGGCCCGAGTCGACTGA
- a CDS encoding TMEM165/GDT1 family protein: MDAFLLSTAVIFVAELGDKSQLMAMTFATRYRVRQVLIGITIATAIVHLASVGIGAWVGNSFADKQWIISIVAGVAFLVFAAWTLRGDELTEDEADKARRSTGKAIIAVGIAFFLAELGDKTMLATITLATQEGWLGTWIGSTVGMVAADALAIGVGAVLGKKLPERVIKIGAAVAFLVFGLILIAEGLGWF, encoded by the coding sequence ATGGACGCCTTCCTCTTGAGCACTGCGGTCATCTTCGTGGCCGAGCTCGGCGACAAGAGCCAGCTCATGGCCATGACCTTCGCGACGCGCTATCGCGTGCGCCAGGTCCTCATCGGCATCACCATCGCCACGGCGATCGTCCACCTCGCCTCGGTGGGCATCGGGGCGTGGGTCGGCAACTCGTTCGCGGACAAGCAGTGGATCATCTCCATCGTCGCGGGGGTGGCCTTCCTCGTCTTCGCGGCCTGGACCCTGCGCGGCGACGAGCTGACCGAGGACGAGGCCGACAAGGCCCGACGCAGCACCGGCAAGGCGATCATCGCGGTCGGCATCGCCTTCTTCCTCGCCGAGCTCGGTGACAAGACCATGCTCGCCACCATCACCCTTGCCACCCAGGAGGGTTGGCTCGGCACCTGGATCGGCAGCACCGTCGGCATGGTCGCGGCCGACGCCCTGGCGATCGGTGTCGGCGCGGTCCTCGGCAAGAAGCTCCCCGAGCGCGTCATCAAGATCGGCGCGGCGGTGGCGTTCCTCGTGTTCGGCCTGATCCTGATCGCCGAGGGCCTCGGCTGGTTCTGA